The Bacteroidota bacterium genome window below encodes:
- a CDS encoding proprotein convertase P-domain-containing protein: protein MINKIAGYFLFSLCSLLFLNTVSFAQMTWNQAGKFNGTANTYLAIPNSSDLTNIDEGMFEMWVCMTAYPQSYSQLLDKYQDYQLAYSSHLYVRTLNDVGSDPDLAGPSLNLNRWYHLAVIFRDTTITGNPTVKIREIYVDGVLAASDYRVYPGSVIGTGTDSLLIGSYGGVSGLGSFSGYMDDVRMWLGHFFQSDVSSNYRNTFSIQGSSNTAYSKCNLNISFQDIDNSGTPFLVSDRSKFAHTVKNNGVTAYDIGSKPSVTVFPNQSIHLTGSHDYLAGPDNTNVSPTGAITMEAWIYPEKTYSGAFSDLGTVICKGAVNANYRLYLGSGNSVYASINSNINFPSGNSAIAPAGQWTHVAFSYDASNGSYKYYINGDTAGSGTNSLGNIVNSTDSIYIGQYASDYFFQGYIDEVRIAGYVKSQSQINDFLFKSMDLGDRPSAFDVVCYNFDGGGENNNATSPKLYLRNGAEFSSSYVAVSKNFPVSPLVKGDNFNFPSAWYVSNDNFRIPMTGTSGSSRYDTINIPYCMGISDVNLFLAVNHTYEKDLTVYLISPSGDSVEMVKGNSMRRGQYVTIFNDQADSSIINDRFCSFLPQIKPFTTMNTAFANRNTKGNWKLRVNDALPGDTGRVYGWGLQFNNISSKPNLMGCNITANQGGFWGGSSQVQDTVRYILHRGSSPYDALDSAIGYENQFGYATTFFANALNGSYYIEIRHRNSLAVWTKLAQSFTQGGTTTYNILSGPSSVYGNDLISINGRWCMYSGDINQDGAINGNDFTLFNQQFGQNGYLASDLNGDGTVNGNDFTIFNTGFGHQTNHP from the coding sequence ATGATAAATAAAATTGCCGGATATTTTCTTTTCTCCCTATGCAGTTTATTATTTTTGAATACAGTATCATTTGCCCAGATGACGTGGAATCAGGCGGGGAAGTTTAATGGTACTGCTAATACATATCTTGCAATTCCAAATTCATCCGATCTGACAAATATAGATGAAGGTATGTTTGAAATGTGGGTATGCATGACTGCTTATCCGCAGTCTTACAGTCAGTTATTAGATAAATATCAGGACTATCAGCTGGCTTACAGCAGTCATCTGTATGTAAGAACATTAAATGATGTTGGTAGTGACCCTGATCTTGCAGGTCCCTCATTAAACTTAAACAGATGGTATCATTTGGCTGTGATTTTCAGAGATACAACTATAACAGGTAATCCTACTGTGAAAATAAGAGAGATTTACGTTGACGGTGTTTTAGCCGCTTCTGATTACAGGGTTTATCCTGGTTCAGTAATAGGAACAGGAACTGACTCTCTTTTAATCGGAAGCTATGGCGGAGTGAGCGGACTAGGTTCATTTTCGGGTTACATGGATGATGTGCGGATGTGGCTTGGTCATTTCTTTCAAAGTGATGTATCAAGTAATTATAGAAATACTTTTTCAATTCAGGGCAGCAGCAACACCGCCTACAGTAAATGTAATTTAAATATCTCCTTTCAGGATATTGATAATTCCGGAACACCTTTTCTTGTTTCGGATAGATCAAAATTTGCACACACGGTAAAAAATAACGGAGTTACTGCATATGATATAGGTTCAAAACCTTCAGTTACGGTTTTTCCCAATCAAAGTATTCACCTCACAGGTTCACACGATTATCTGGCAGGACCTGACAATACGAATGTTAGTCCTACCGGCGCAATAACTATGGAGGCATGGATTTACCCGGAGAAAACATACTCAGGAGCATTTTCGGATCTGGGTACGGTTATTTGTAAGGGAGCAGTAAACGCAAACTACCGACTTTATCTTGGTTCGGGTAATTCGGTGTATGCCTCTATAAATAGTAACATAAATTTTCCTTCAGGGAATAGCGCAATTGCTCCCGCCGGGCAATGGACACATGTTGCATTTTCCTATGACGCCTCTAACGGCAGCTATAAATATTATATTAACGGAGATACAGCAGGTTCAGGTACAAACTCATTGGGAAATATTGTCAACAGCACAGACTCTATTTATATTGGACAATATGCATCAGATTACTTTTTTCAGGGATATATAGACGAAGTAAGAATTGCAGGGTATGTAAAATCTCAGTCACAAATCAATGATTTTTTATTCAAGTCTATGGATCTTGGAGACAGGCCTTCTGCATTTGATGTTGTTTGTTATAATTTTGACGGCGGAGGAGAAAATAATAACGCCACCTCTCCTAAATTATACCTTCGTAACGGCGCAGAATTTTCTTCAAGCTATGTTGCAGTTTCGAAAAATTTTCCTGTATCACCATTAGTTAAGGGAGATAATTTTAATTTTCCTTCAGCGTGGTATGTATCAAATGATAATTTCAGAATTCCTATGACAGGAACTTCCGGTTCTTCTAGATATGATACAATCAATATTCCCTACTGTATGGGAATAAGCGATGTGAATTTATTTTTAGCTGTAAACCATACTTACGAAAAAGATTTAACTGTGTATCTCATTTCACCGTCCGGGGATTCAGTAGAAATGGTAAAAGGAAATTCAATGAGACGCGGACAATATGTTACAATTTTTAATGACCAGGCAGATTCATCTATAATAAACGACAGGTTCTGTTCATTTCTTCCGCAGATAAAACCTTTTACAACAATGAATACTGCTTTCGCTAACCGAAATACAAAAGGGAACTGGAAGCTGAGAGTAAATGATGCTCTGCCAGGAGATACCGGAAGAGTTTACGGATGGGGACTTCAGTTTAATAATATTTCTTCTAAACCAAATTTAATGGGATGCAATATTACTGCAAACCAGGGAGGTTTTTGGGGAGGCTCTTCTCAAGTGCAGGATACAGTAAGGTATATTCTACACCGCGGTTCATCACCATATGATGCGCTGGATTCGGCTATTGGATATGAAAATCAGTTTGGTTACGCCACAACTTTTTTTGCCAATGCTCTTAATGGTTCTTATTATATAGAGATCCGCCACCGAAATTCTTTAGCTGTCTGGACAAAGCTTGCCCAGTCGTTCACTCAGGGAGGAACTACAACTTATAATATTCTTTCAGGGCCCAGTTCAGTTTATGGAAACGATCTGATATCAATTAATGGAAGATGGTGTATGTACAGCGGAGACATAAATCAGGACGGCGCAATTAACGGAAATGATTTCACATTGTTCAATCAGCAGTTCGGACAGAACGGTTACTTAGCTTCAGATTTAAACGGCGACGGAACAGTGAACGGAAATGATTTCACAATTTTTAATACGGGATTCGGCCATCAGACGAATCACCCTTGA